Part of the Pseudomonadota bacterium genome, AAACTGCGCCAACATGAAGCAAGGCAGGCAAAGTCTCAACTATGCGCACCTCCGACCCTCGTCAAACGCTTGATGACGCAACACTCTGAGTTCCACATTCTTCTGCTGACGGACGGGCGACCGGGGCACGAAAACCAGAGCGACGGCGTGGTCATGGCCGTTGAACGCGCGCTGGGCCGCAAACCGACCGTTACGCCACGTCGTCTCGGTCAGCTCAAGCAGCAACGCTTTGCCCGCCACGTTCTGGCAAAAACCGGTTCGGTCCGACTGACAACAGCCATTGCCTCGCTCTCCAAAGAGGACAGCGCGACCGCGCCCGACATGGTCGTCTCGACGGGCGGCGATACGCTTGCGGCCAATGCGCTTCTGGCCCGGCAGTACGGCGTGCCGAACATCGCGGTCGGGTCTCTGCGCGGCCTTTCGCCGGAGCTCTTCAGCATGGTGCTGCACATCGACCCAGCGCTTGCGACCACGCCCAGGCACTGGATCGGCCTGAAGCCAGCGGCGGTTGACCGAACTCTCCGCCCCGCCCAAACCGACGCGGACAGGGCGACAGGCGTCGTCCTTTTGGGCGGGCCGACAGATGCAGAGCCGATTGCGGCTGATGCCGTTGAACGGTTCCTGGTCGAGGCCGCCAACTGGCGCGAAAGCCAAGCTATCGAGACGCTCGCGATCATCGGCTCGCGCCGCACCCCCGATAGCTGGGTCGCGGCAGCGCGAAAAATCGCTCAGCGCGATCCCGATGCGCTGCGTTTCTATGCAGCCTCCGAGCTGCCCTTCTCCGGCGTCCGCGCGATGCTGCTGGGCGCGTCGGCGGCTTTCGTGACGGGCGATTCCAGCTCGATGGTCACCGAAGCGGTTTATGCCGGCGTGCCAACCGTGGTTCTGTCGAGCAACCGCGATCCACGAACCGATACGGACAGCGCCTACATCCGGCATCTTGAGCATCAGAACCTTTTGGCGGTCACCCATCTGCAAGCGGGCGTAACCGATCGTCCGACCTTTGCCGCGCTTCTTGAACGGTGCCAACCGTTGCAAACGGACCCGCTGGACACCCTCGCCGCCGCGATCAGGGAGCGTAGGCTGGTGTAGGCAGAGGCGAACGGCCCCGCGTTTCTGCAGGTAGGCCCCCTTCAACTTGCCGATGCGCGCTGCGATGCCTACCTTTTCAGGCGGAGGGAGTTTCGCATGTCCGTCACAGCATATGTTGCGGCAAAGGCCTGCTTCGGCGCGGTGGTTACGCTGTACAAACTGTCCGAGGGAGATGAACCCGGTGCGCTGGAGTCTTTTGGCTCAGCCAGCGGTTCGGTGCTCGCGCATTTCTGGGGGCAAGGAACCCGAAGCCCTTCGTTCGAGAAGATGTGCAAGCTCTTGGAGCGCGATCTCAAAGCGCATTTCAAAGCTGAGCGCATTGAGGATACGGACGCGATCCTCGCTGACTTGGAGGAATTCGGGCCGCAGTACATTAGAGCGGCAGAAGCCGTTACGGTCGCAGACCTCGTGCGGGAAGCGCATGGCCGCCCCGACGCGCTGACGGGTATTGTGCTCAAACGTGCGAAGGACGCACTGCCAGAGGACCTAAGCGCATGGCAAGATTGGCAGAAAGCCTTTGCTGACTCGCACTCCACGCGCCAGGCGGCACTTCGGCACTTACTCGATTGTATTCACAGTAAGCTCTACGGCCCGCAGAGCGCTTTTGAAGCACTGGTGGTTGAGGGAATTGCGCAGGCGAATGAGACGCTGCAGCGAGTCGATGACCGACAAGACGCCCTCCACAAATGGTTGACGGACGAGCAATACGCCAAGGCATCCGAAATCGAAGGTCTGAAGGAGCAGCTCGCATCTGCCTATGCTCAAATCGAGAAGATGGCGGCGCGCGAGGGCAACCGCCCCAGCGCTGCATCCGAAGCGCTGTCGGAGCACGACCCGGACAAGGGTTATGATGTGCTCGTAGCGGAAGCGGAAAGCACGCTCGAAGAGGGTGAAAAGGCGGCTACAGCGGTACGAACCAACAGCCAAAAAACTGCTGCCGCGACCCTGCGCAATGCCGGTGCGCTGGCCTTCCTGAACGACACGCAGGACGCATTCGCCGCCTATCGCCGCGCCACGGAGCTCGATCCGGACGACATGGATGGCTGGAACCAGCT contains:
- a CDS encoding ELM1/GtrOC1 family putative glycosyltransferase; amino-acid sequence: MTQHSEFHILLLTDGRPGHENQSDGVVMAVERALGRKPTVTPRRLGQLKQQRFARHVLAKTGSVRLTTAIASLSKEDSATAPDMVVSTGGDTLAANALLARQYGVPNIAVGSLRGLSPELFSMVLHIDPALATTPRHWIGLKPAAVDRTLRPAQTDADRATGVVLLGGPTDAEPIAADAVERFLVEAANWRESQAIETLAIIGSRRTPDSWVAAARKIAQRDPDALRFYAASELPFSGVRAMLLGASAAFVTGDSSSMVTEAVYAGVPTVVLSSNRDPRTDTDSAYIRHLEHQNLLAVTHLQAGVTDRPTFAALLERCQPLQTDPLDTLAAAIRERRLV